AAATAAAGTATGAATGAACTAGTGAGAATCTAACCAAAACGTAGGAACAAGTGTAGAAAGAGAGAAcccagagagaggaagagagccgAACACTGCAGAAAGAGGCAGCCAGGAAGACAACTTCAAGACAGACCGAAAAGGGCAGAAGAAAACATTAAGATTAccgaaaacgttgaaaaaaagaGAAGGAAACACAGAGAGTAGAATAACAGAGGGGAGAATTAAACACAGAGAATGAAAGCGAGATGTGGGGAAGCATAAGGCTGAACAGAGGGGAAATAAGGTTCAGAGGGAAAGAAGGTAATTAAGGAAAGAGTATTAGAGGCTGTCAGAACTACCCAAGACATGACCTTCTCAAGACAGGGTTGGAGAGGGAGAGATCAATCGTTACACCTGCCacagcaccagggggggggggtgggggacacATGACAAACAAGGAGAGACGCACAATTGAATGAAACAACGGAAATTCTACACAGCATTTAGActcgagatgcaacagtgagtagAGGAGTTTCTGCAGTCTTGGGAGGCTTCAATCAGTGAAGTTGTTACTACTAAGGGTAATGCTACTGTTAATATTTCTACTAATGTTACTGCAAACATTACTACTGTTATTATTAATACTGCTCCTATTACTACTCCTATTactatatatatcccaaacacgcGTTCGATCCTCCTTTCCTAGCAAAATCAGATAATCAAGGAGGGAGAGAGTTTGAATACTCCTTGTAGGTGAtcctggaggggggagggggagggagagaatccccctccccctctcgtctTGAAGTCTGGGATTAGCGAGTCAACGCCCCCTTTGCCTCGCTTATATACGCCTTTCGACGCCAAGGAAAATTTGACAGTATCCGTTTTTTAAGAGCCAGTATAAAATGGTGGTGTGACCCCCCTTCACGCCAGCACACAACATGGGGGGAACTATGATAACTTGGCGTCCCGAGCGCCACTTTGTCGTAACGGGAGGCAAGGTGCCACTTTGGTTATATTTGATGCGGGCTGCTGCAtttaggaccccccccccctccactgtgTCGCGCGACGCCACGAACGACTTTGTTAAGGACCCCGGTGTTACGAGGGCCGTGCTGGTCTTGTCTCTTGGTGGTCTTTCCTGAGTAGTACCTCGCATCACACCAGGTGCACCACCTCGCGTCACACCAGGTGCACCACCTCACGTTACACCAGGTGCACCACCTCGCGTCACACCAGGTGCACCACCTCGCGTCACACCAGGCGCACCACCTCGCGTCACACCAGGTGCACCACCTCGCGTCACACCAGGCGCACCACCTCGCGTCACACCAGGTGCACCACCTCACGTCACACCAGGTGCACCACCTCGCGTCACACCAGGTGCACCACCTCGCGTCACACCAGGCGCACCACCTCGCGTCACACCAGGTGCACCACCTCGCGTCACACCAGGTGCACCACCTCGCGTCAAACCAGGTGCACCACCTCACGTCACACCAGGTGCACCACCTCGCGTCACACCAGGTGCACCACCTCGCGTCACACCAGGCGCACCACCTCGCGTCACACCAGGCGCACCACCTCGCGTCACACCAGGTGCACCACCTCGCGTCACACCAGGTGCACCACCTCTCGTCACACCAGGTGCACCACCTCGCGTCACACCAGGTGCACCACCTCGCGTCACACCAGGTGCACCACCTCGCGTCACACCAGGTGCACCACCTCGCGTCACACCAGGCGCACCACCTCGCGTCACACCAGGTGCACCACCTCGCGTCACACCAGGCGCACCACCTCGCGTCACACTAGGTGCACCACCTCACGTCACATCAGGTGCACCACCTCACGTTACACCAGGTGCACCACCTCACGTCACACCAGGTGCACCACCTCGCGTCACACCAGGTGCCCCACCTCGCGTCACACCAGGTGCACCACCTCGCGTCACACCAGGTGCCCCACCTCGCGTCACACCAGGTGCACCACCTCGCGTCACACCAGGTGCACCACCTCGCGTCACACCAGGTGCACCACCTCGCGTCACACCAGGTGCACCACCTCGCGTCACACCAGGCGCACCA
This genomic window from Procambarus clarkii isolate CNS0578487 chromosome 1, FALCON_Pclarkii_2.0, whole genome shotgun sequence contains:
- the LOC123751980 gene encoding uncharacterized protein is translated as MVNDMFTGVESYMSMFADDAKLLRRVMTNEDCAPPRVTPGAPPHVTPGAPPRVTPGAPPRVTPGAPPRVTPGAPPRVTPGAPPRVTPGAPPHVTPGAPPRVTPGAPPRVTPGAPPRVTPGAPPRVTPGAPPRVKPGAPPHVTPGAPPRVTPGAPPRVTPGAPPRVTPGAPPRVTPGAPPRVTPGAPPLVTPGAPPRVTPGAPPRVTPGAPPRVTPGAPPRVTPGAPPRVTPGAPPRVTPGAPPRVTLGAPPHVTSGAPPHVTPGAPPHVTPGAPPRVTPGAPPRVTPGAPPRVTPGAPPRVTPGAPPRVTPGAPPRVTPGAPPRVTPGAPPRVTPGAPPRVTPGAPPRVTPGAPPRVTPGAPPHVTPGAPPRVTPGAPPRVTPGAPPRVTPGDPPRVTPGAPPRVTPGAPPRVTPGAPPRVTPGAPPHVTPF